From Rutidosis leptorrhynchoides isolate AG116_Rl617_1_P2 chromosome 3, CSIRO_AGI_Rlap_v1, whole genome shotgun sequence, a single genomic window includes:
- the LOC139902106 gene encoding uncharacterized protein: protein MIETVLRAYGHWDAITQDEVDEKKNYTTKGIIYQTLPEDVLLQVSKHKNVKEVWESIKTRYVGAELVQKARLQTLRNEFQMLKMKENESINDFSGKINSIVAKFKSLGSTLEDEVTVRKFLNSVPMKYLPIVAPIEQYSDLTKMPFEEAVGRVKAYEERLLGHEEKDEEQNKLLLASEQKYGESSGRVRGRGRSYERGGRGRGRGSGRGNKSGFRCYECGEFGHFKHECTKWKGKEHEANFVEEEPALL, encoded by the coding sequence ATGATCGAAACGGTTCTAAGGGCATATGGCCATTGGGATGCTATCACCCAAGATGAGGTTGATGAGAAGAAAAATTATACTACCAAAGGTATAATTTATCAAACCCTACCCGAAGATGTTCTTTTGCAAGTTTCCAAACACAAGAATGTGAAAGAAGTTTGGGAATCAATCAAAACTCGTTATGTAGGGGCTGAATTAGTTCAAAAAGCAAGGTTACAAACATTGAGAAACGAATTCCAAATGCTAAAGATGAAAGAGAATGAATCAATTAATGATTTTTCGGGTAAGATAAATAGCATTGTTGCTAAATTCAAGAGTCTTGGTTCTACTCTTGAAGATGAGGTGACTGTAAGGAAGTTTCTTAATTCGGTTCCAATGAAATACTTGCCAATTGTAGCTCCCATTGAACAATATTCGGACCTTACGAAAATGCCATTTGAAGAGGCGGTTGGAAGGGTGAAAGCCTATGAAGAAAGGCTTCTAGGTcatgaagaaaaagatgaagaacaaaACAAACTTTTGTTGGCAAGTGAACAAAAGTATGGTGAAAGTAGTGGACGCGTAAGGGGACGTGGAAGGAGCTATGAAAGAGGTGGTAGAGGTCGAGGAAGAGGCTCGGGTCGAGGTAACAAGAGTGGGTTTAGATGTTACGAGTGTGGAGAGTTTGGACACTTCAAACATGAGTGTACAAAATGGAAGGGTAAGGAGCATGAAGCAAACTTTGTTGAAGAGGAACCGGCATTGTTATAA